A region from the Chelmon rostratus isolate fCheRos1 chromosome 6, fCheRos1.pri, whole genome shotgun sequence genome encodes:
- the hmg20a gene encoding high mobility group protein 20A isoform X1: MDEQTGSPGANTENNSQRNGDEKPRRGSWTKGRKRKKPMKDSNAPKAPLTGYVRFMNDRREQLRAERPDVPFPEITRMLGNEWSKLPPEEKQRYLDEAERDKERYMRELEKYQKTEAYKHFTRKVQEKQKGKRHRGDGGHQVASEALHEKDAEGKDRTVFDIPIFTEEFLNHSKAREAEMRQLRKTNMEYEERNAALQKHVESMRGAVERLEGDVMQERGRNGLLHQHLETLRQALTSSFSAVPLPASGETPTLDTIDSYMKKLHSIIVSNPQEHENLINTVRDVVNRLDR; this comes from the exons ATGGATGAGCAGACTGGATCTCCTGGAGCCAACACCGAAAACAACAGCCAGAGAAATGGAGATGAG AAGCCCCGACGTGGCAGCTGGACcaaggggaggaagaggaagaagccaATGAAGGACAGCAATGCACCCAAGGCCCCCCTGACGGGCTACGTTCGCTTCATGAACGACAGACGGGAGCAGCTACGGGCAGAGCGTCCAGACGTGCCCTTTCCAGAGATTACGAGGATGCTGGGCAACGAGTGGAGCAAGCTGCCCCCAGAGGAGAAGCAG CGGTACTTGGATGAGGCAGAGCGAGATAAGGAGCGCTACATGCGGGAGCTGGAGAAGTACCAGAAGACAGAGGCCTACAAACATTTCACCAGGAAGGTTCAGGAGAAGCAGAAGGGCAAACGGCACAGGGGAG ATGGTGGGCACCAGGTAGCCAGTGAGGCTCTTCACGAG AAGGATGCAGAAGGGAAGGACAGAACTGTGTTTGACATCCCAATCTTCACAGAGGAGTTTCTCAACCACAGCAAAG CACGTGAAGCTGAGATGCGACAGCTGCGTAAGACCAACATGGAGTATGAGGAGCGTAACGCAGCACTGCAGAAACACGTGGAGAGCATGCGCGGGGCCGTGGAGAGGCTGGAAGGCGACGTGATGCAAGAGAGGGGACGCAAcggcctcctccaccagcacctGGAGACCCTGCGTCAGGCGCTCACCTCCAGCTTCTCCGCCGTACCTCTGCCAG CCAGCGGAGAGACGCCCACTCTGGACACCATCGACTCCTACATGAAGAAGCTCCACAGCATCATTGTCAGTAACCCCCAAGAACACGAGAATCTCATCAACACCGTGAGAGACGTGGTCAACCGCTTGGACAG ATAA
- the hmg20a gene encoding high mobility group protein 20A isoform X3, producing the protein MDEQTGSPGANTENNSQRNGDEKPRRGSWTKGRKRKKPMKDSNAPKAPLTGYVRFMNDRREQLRAERPDVPFPEITRMLGNEWSKLPPEEKQRYLDEAERDKERYMRELEKYQKTEAYKHFTRKVQEKQKGKRHRGDGGHQVASEALHEDAEGKDRTVFDIPIFTEEFLNHSKAREAEMRQLRKTNMEYEERNAALQKHVESMRGAVERLEGDVMQERGRNGLLHQHLETLRQALTSSFSAVPLPASGETPTLDTIDSYMKKLHSIIVSNPQEHENLINTVRDVVNRLDR; encoded by the exons ATGGATGAGCAGACTGGATCTCCTGGAGCCAACACCGAAAACAACAGCCAGAGAAATGGAGATGAG AAGCCCCGACGTGGCAGCTGGACcaaggggaggaagaggaagaagccaATGAAGGACAGCAATGCACCCAAGGCCCCCCTGACGGGCTACGTTCGCTTCATGAACGACAGACGGGAGCAGCTACGGGCAGAGCGTCCAGACGTGCCCTTTCCAGAGATTACGAGGATGCTGGGCAACGAGTGGAGCAAGCTGCCCCCAGAGGAGAAGCAG CGGTACTTGGATGAGGCAGAGCGAGATAAGGAGCGCTACATGCGGGAGCTGGAGAAGTACCAGAAGACAGAGGCCTACAAACATTTCACCAGGAAGGTTCAGGAGAAGCAGAAGGGCAAACGGCACAGGGGAG ATGGTGGGCACCAGGTAGCCAGTGAGGCTCTTCACGAG GATGCAGAAGGGAAGGACAGAACTGTGTTTGACATCCCAATCTTCACAGAGGAGTTTCTCAACCACAGCAAAG CACGTGAAGCTGAGATGCGACAGCTGCGTAAGACCAACATGGAGTATGAGGAGCGTAACGCAGCACTGCAGAAACACGTGGAGAGCATGCGCGGGGCCGTGGAGAGGCTGGAAGGCGACGTGATGCAAGAGAGGGGACGCAAcggcctcctccaccagcacctGGAGACCCTGCGTCAGGCGCTCACCTCCAGCTTCTCCGCCGTACCTCTGCCAG CCAGCGGAGAGACGCCCACTCTGGACACCATCGACTCCTACATGAAGAAGCTCCACAGCATCATTGTCAGTAACCCCCAAGAACACGAGAATCTCATCAACACCGTGAGAGACGTGGTCAACCGCTTGGACAG ATAA
- the hmg20a gene encoding high mobility group protein 20A isoform X2 has translation MDEQTGSPGANTENNSQRNGDEKPRRGSWTKGRKRKKPMKDSNAPKAPLTGYVRFMNDRREQLRAERPDVPFPEITRMLGNEWSKLPPEEKQRYLDEAERDKERYMRELEKYQKTEAYKHFTRKVQEKQKGKRHRGDGGHQVASEALHEKDAEGKDRTVFDIPIFTEEFLNHSKAREAEMRQLRKTNMEYEERNAALQKHVESMRGAVERLEGDVMQERGRNGLLHQHLETLRQALTSSFSAVPLPASGETPTLDTIDSYMKKLHSIIVSNPQEHENLINTVRDVVNRLDR, from the exons ATGGATGAGCAGACTGGATCTCCTGGAGCCAACACCGAAAACAACAGCCAGAGAAATGGAGATGAG AAGCCCCGACGTGGCAGCTGGACcaaggggaggaagaggaagaagccaATGAAGGACAGCAATGCACCCAAGGCCCCCCTGACGGGCTACGTTCGCTTCATGAACGACAGACGGGAGCAGCTACGGGCAGAGCGTCCAGACGTGCCCTTTCCAGAGATTACGAGGATGCTGGGCAACGAGTGGAGCAAGCTGCCCCCAGAGGAGAAGCAG CGGTACTTGGATGAGGCAGAGCGAGATAAGGAGCGCTACATGCGGGAGCTGGAGAAGTACCAGAAGACAGAGGCCTACAAACATTTCACCAGGAAGGTTCAGGAGAAGCAGAAGGGCAAACGGCACAGGGGAG ATGGTGGGCACCAGGTAGCCAGTGAGGCTCTTCACGAG AAGGATGCAGAAGGGAAGGACAGAACTGTGTTTGACATCCCAATCTTCACAGAGGAGTTTCTCAACCACAGCAAAG CACGTGAAGCTGAGATGCGACAGCTGCGTAAGACCAACATGGAGTATGAGGAGCGTAACGCAGCACTGCAGAAACACGTGGAGAGCATGCGCGGGGCCGTGGAGAGGCTGGAAGGCGACGTGATGCAAGAGAGGGGACGCAAcggcctcctccaccagcacctGGAGACCCTGCGTCAGGCGCTCACCTCCAGCTTCTCCGCCGTACCTCTGCCAG CCAGCGGAGAGACGCCCACTCTGGACACCATCGACTCCTACATGAAGAAGCTCCACAGCATCATTGTCAGTAACCCCCAAGAACACGAGAATCTCATCAACACCGTGAGAGACGTGGTCAACCGCTTGGACAGGTAG